One window of the Macaca thibetana thibetana isolate TM-01 chromosome 1, ASM2454274v1, whole genome shotgun sequence genome contains the following:
- the TSACC gene encoding TSSK6-activating co-chaperone protein isoform X1 — protein sequence MEQHTSHPNRKVPAKEEANAVPLCRAKPSPSYINLQASSPPATFLNIQTTKLPSVDHKPKECLGLLECMYANLQLQTQLAQQQMAILEHLQASVTQLAPGRGSNNSSLPALSPNPLLNHLPQFSK from the exons TTCCAGCCAAAGAGGAAGCTAATGCTGTGCCTCTTTGTAGAGCAAAACCCTCCCCCAGCTATATTAATCTTCAAGCAAGTTCCCCACCAGCCACTTTTCTGAACATCCAGACAACAAAGCTGCCCTCAG TTGATCACAAGCCCAAGGAATGCCTAGGACTCCTGGAATGTATGTATGCCAACCTCCAGCTTCAGACCCAGCTCGCCCAACAACAGATGGCTATTTTGGAACATTTACAGGCATCCGTGACACAACTGGCTCCTGGGAGGGGAAGCAATAACTCTTCTCTCCCAGCCTTATCTCCTAATCCATTGTTAAATCACCTGCCCCAATTCAGTAAATGA